The Chloroflexota bacterium genome includes the window ATTGCTTAATGATTTGGAATCCCGATCCCATAACAATCTGACGCGAATCTTGGGGTGCGTAACGGCGATGGTGCATCAGCAATTTGTCGTACACATCGTACAAGCGTTGGTTGGCTGGCACTTCGATCACCGCGATTCCACCCGGCTTGAGAATTCGATAAACCTGGCGCATCGCCGCGGAATCGTCTCCAATGTGTTCCAGAACGTTCAGCAGAATCACAGCGTCAATACTTTCGTCCGGGAGTGGACATGTGACCAGGTCGAATTGCAACAGCGGCACATCCGGCAAATTCTCCGCGAGACGCTCAAGCGGACCGCACACATAATCCGAACCGATCACAAACGCACGTGACAGATGTTCACGAATGAGGCGGAGCATAAACCCAGACGAACAACCAATCTCCAGAATCACTGGCGACTCGGTCTTGACGTGGCGGAGTTGATCCAATGCATGGCAACGCGAGGCGCGGTCAATAAAATGATTCGCTCCAGCGGTGTCTTCGTGAAACTCGGTCAACGCATCGGTCCAGCCAGACTCAGCCACCTGATAAGAAAGAATTGGC containing:
- a CDS encoding class I SAM-dependent methyltransferase — translated: MIKTNVDFPWPTPPGFSSKPVWTGHGFQIGNVLTPILSYQVAESGWTDALTEFHEDTAGANHFIDRASRCHALDQLRHVKTESPVILEIGCSSGFMLRLIREHLSRAFVIGSDYVCGPLERLAENLPDVPLLQFDLVTCPLPDESIDAVILLNVLEHIGDDSAAMRQVYRILKPGGIAVIEVPANQRLYDVYDKLLMHHRRYAPQDSRQIVMGSGFQIIKQSHLGFFLYPGFWLIKMRNKRFLSAERVVYKQIVSQNIRSTGNSRLFDALMRLELTLGNRVAYPFGIRCLVTCIKATG